Proteins from a genomic interval of Burkholderia cepacia GG4:
- a CDS encoding DNA gyrase inhibitor YacG — protein sequence MTTVVKCPSCGAEVRWTPENKFRPFCSARCKQLDLGAWAAEKYRIGGSSDEGPSSEEDGTDGRRDS from the coding sequence ATGACTACCGTTGTGAAATGTCCTTCGTGCGGCGCAGAAGTGCGCTGGACGCCTGAAAACAAGTTCCGTCCGTTCTGTTCGGCCCGCTGCAAGCAGCTCGACCTCGGCGCATGGGCCGCGGAAAAGTACCGGATCGGAGGATCCTCCGACGAAGGTCCGTCATCGGAGGAAGACGGCACCGACGGCCGCCGCGACAGCTGA
- the zapD gene encoding cell division protein ZapD: protein MILYEYPFNERIRTLLRLEDLFERFAFFLAQEDPREHHVALTTLFEIAEVTGRADLKSDLMKELERQRQTLAPFRGNPGIEQNALEAVLGEIEQTLANLAQMQGKTGQHLVDNEWLASIRSRAVIPGGTCKFDLPSYYAWQQWPAEQRRQDIAKWILPLLPLRDAAAIVLRLARESGQASKVMAMQGSYQQMLSGRTYQLMQVRVPPELRVIPEASANKYMLWVRFTMQDGDVRPRAVDIDVPFHLTLCNL, encoded by the coding sequence TTGATTCTTTACGAGTATCCGTTCAACGAGCGAATTCGCACGCTGTTGCGCCTCGAAGACCTGTTCGAGCGCTTCGCGTTCTTTTTGGCTCAGGAAGACCCGCGTGAACACCACGTCGCGCTGACGACGCTGTTCGAAATCGCCGAGGTGACAGGCCGCGCGGATCTGAAATCGGATCTGATGAAGGAGCTCGAACGTCAGCGCCAGACGCTCGCCCCCTTTCGCGGCAATCCGGGCATCGAGCAGAACGCGCTCGAAGCCGTGCTCGGCGAAATCGAGCAGACGCTCGCCAATCTTGCGCAGATGCAGGGCAAGACCGGGCAGCATCTGGTCGACAACGAGTGGCTCGCCAGCATCCGCAGCCGCGCAGTGATTCCCGGCGGCACGTGCAAGTTCGACCTGCCGTCCTACTATGCGTGGCAGCAATGGCCCGCCGAACAGCGGCGCCAGGACATCGCGAAATGGATCCTGCCGCTGCTGCCGCTGCGCGACGCCGCGGCGATCGTGCTGCGGCTTGCGCGCGAATCAGGCCAGGCGTCGAAGGTGATGGCGATGCAGGGCAGCTACCAGCAGATGCTGTCGGGGCGCACCTACCAGCTGATGCAGGTACGCGTGCCGCCGGAACTGCGCGTGATTCCCGAAGCGAGCGCCAACAAATACATGCTGTGGGTACGGTTCACCATGCAGGACGGCGACGTGCGGCCGCGCGCGGTGGACATCGACGTGCCGTTCCATCTGACCCTGTGCAATCTGTAA
- a CDS encoding NUDIX domain-containing protein: protein MSVDSAAGAVRAPDGRKVTEVAVGVMVQPDGPVGRSRYLLAQRLQGKPYEGYWEFPGGKLEVGESVEDALARELHEELGIVVTASHRWHTLEHDYPHAYVRLYFCKVTGWTGEPHSKEGQAFVWQQLPVDVAPLLPAALPVLELLEKEAASQ, encoded by the coding sequence ATGAGTGTGGATTCCGCAGCGGGCGCGGTGCGCGCGCCCGACGGCCGCAAGGTGACGGAAGTCGCGGTCGGCGTGATGGTGCAGCCGGACGGGCCGGTCGGCCGCAGCCGTTACCTGCTCGCGCAACGGCTGCAGGGCAAGCCGTACGAAGGCTACTGGGAGTTTCCGGGCGGCAAGCTGGAGGTCGGGGAGAGCGTCGAAGACGCGCTGGCGCGCGAGTTGCACGAGGAACTCGGCATCGTCGTCACCGCCAGCCACCGCTGGCATACGCTCGAGCACGATTATCCGCACGCGTACGTGCGGCTCTATTTCTGCAAGGTGACGGGCTGGACGGGCGAGCCGCACAGCAAGGAAGGGCAGGCGTTCGTGTGGCAGCAACTGCCGGTCGACGTCGCGCCGCTGTTGCCGGCTGCGCTGCCGGTGCTGGAACTGCTCGAGAAGGAAGCGGCGTCGCAATGA